A genomic region of Eucalyptus grandis isolate ANBG69807.140 chromosome 5, ASM1654582v1, whole genome shotgun sequence contains the following coding sequences:
- the LOC104444271 gene encoding disease resistance protein RPM1 has product MGGLGKTTLVKQVYEDPEVKKHFMIRAWMTLSQSPNIEELLQGMVRQIMRHTQEPVPPLEYNMDRLCQKMIIKDLLQNARYLIIVDDAWHINDWDAIKHALPNNNCGSRIIITSRNSDLAYTSCGEFTGMVYKMGPLPAEQSWKLFCAKTFQGNSCPPHLEETCRLILRKCEGLPLAIVAISGVLVSKDTRKKNEWDLVHRSLRTEIDCNDKFKALKRVLSLSFDDLPYYLKSCFLHLSVFPRGYLIKRGRLLRLWIAEGFVDKKEGMTEEEVAHSYLNELMSRSLVEMAIKTIDGRIEYCRVHDFLLDIITSKSSIQGFAEIAIEKHHKWPDKVRRLSIQNSLQSIQQKRSLSQLRSLYIFGVERSYTDAVLGSEMRLLTVLDLQTPSLTRFPAQFAEWCFLRYLSFRGSKVRAVPNSIGKLQNLETLDLKNTHVTELPVFILKLQRLRHLIILHRRKAPYPWFRYGFKFLEEMVALQFLQKLYYIEAGEERNGSLMRELGKLKQLSKLAILKLRKEHGRELCSSIEKLTKLQSISLTSVNENEIIDLQPLSSPPPFLRRINLAGCLDALPHWISSLDSLMAYEGTKLRFNTNNFMKLRILVLGPFERPERVEVEKGSMPCLEDLTMESCKLMEKLPSGIDHLEKLEVLKFIDMPDELVKKLRRDGQDDDYLKVAHVPEVYYGYRRDGGWHVVLTKAFV; this is encoded by the exons ATGGGAGGGCTGGGGAAAACTACATTAGTGAAGCAAGTTTACGAAGATCCAGAAGTGAAGAAACATTTCATGATCCGTGCTTGGATGACTCTTTCTCAATCTCCAAACATAGAAGAGCTCCTTCAAGGCATGGTTCGACAAATTATGAGGCATACCCAAGAACCAGTTCCTCCTCTGGAGTACAACATGGACAGATTATGCCAGAAGATGATTATCAAGGACTTGCTACAAAATGCAAGGTACCTGATCATCGTAGATGATGCGTGGCACATAAATGATTGGGATGCGATCAAACATGCATTGCCTAACAACAACTGTGGCAGCCGAATAATCATCACATCCAGGAATTCTGATTTGGCATATACTTCATGTGGGGAATTCACAGGGATGGTTTACAAGATGGGGCCACTGCCAGCTGAACAGTCATGGAAGCTTTTCTGCGCAAAGACTTTTCAGGGAAACTCATGCCCTCCTCATCTAGAGGAGACCTGTAGGCTTATTCTAAGAAAGTGTGAGGGATTGCCACTTGCTATTGTGGCCATCAGTGGtgttttggtttcaaaagacacaagaaaaaagaatgaatggGATCTAGTTCATCGCAGTCTTCGTACTGAAATCGATTGCAATGACAAATTCAAAGCCCTGAAAAGAGTCCTTTCACTTAGTTTTGATGACCTGCCATACTACTTGAAGTCCTGTTTCTTGCACTTGAGTGTATTTCCCAGGGGTTACCTCATTAAGCGTGGGAGATTGCTTCGATTATGGATTGCAGAAGGATTTGTTGACAAGAAAGAAGGCATGACGGAAGAAGAAGTAGCCCACAGCTACTTAAATGAGCTCATGAGCAGAAGTCTAGTAGAGATGGCTATCAAAACAATCGATGGAAGGATCGAGTATTGCCGTGTCCATGATTTTCTGCTGGATATTATTACTTCAAAGTCGAGCATCCAAGGCTTTGCAGAAATAGCCATAGAAAAACATCATAAATGGCCTGACAAAGTTCGTCGCCTATCTATACAGAACAGCCTGCAATCTATCCAGCAGAAAAGGTCATTGTCTCAACTCCGTTCTTTATACATATTTGGGGTAGAGAGATCTTACACGGATGCTGTTCTAGGTAGTGAAATGAGATTGCTCACTGTTCTGGACTTGCAAACTCCTTCTTTGACAAGGTTCCCAGCTCAATTTGCCGAGTGGTGCTTCCTAAGATATCTAAGTTTCAGAGGTAGCAAGGTGAGAGCTGTTCCAAATTCCATAGGGAAGCTTCAAAACCTAGAGACCCTAGACCTTAAAAATACACATGTCACAGAATTGCCAGTCTTTATCTTGAAGCTCCAACGACTTCGCCATCTAATCATATTACATCGTAGAAAAGCACCTTACCCATGGTTTAGGTATGGCTTCAAGTTCCTAGAAGAAATGGTGGCTCTACAGTTCCTGCAAAAGCTATACTACATAGAAGCTGGTGAAGAGAGAAACGGCAGCTTAATGAGAGAGCTTGGAAAGTTGAAACAATTGAGTAAGTTAGCCATCTTGAAGTTGAGAAAAGAACATGGAAGGGAATTGTGCTcgtcaattgaaaaattaaccAAGCTTCAATCGATATCTCTAACTTCAGTCAACGAAAATGAGATTATTGATCTACAACCCCTCTCTTCTCCACCTCCATTTCTCCGGAGAATAAACTTGGCAGGATGTCTGGACGCATTACCACATTGGATATCATCTCTTGATAGCCTGATG GCTTATGAAGGAACCAAGTTGCGTTTCAACACCAACAACTTCATGAAGCTACGGATTCTGGTCCTTGGTCCGTTTGAAAGACCCGAGCGTGTGGAAGTGGAGAAGGGATCAATGCCTTGTCTTGAGGATTTGACTATGGAGAGTTGTAAGCTAATGGAGAAGCTTCCATCCGGTATTGACCACCTGGAAAAGCTGGAAGTGCTGAAGTTTATTGACATGCCTGATGAGTTAGTGAAGAAACTTAGGCGGGATGGACAAGATGATGATTACCTGAAAGTGGCCCATGTTCCAGAAGTATATTATGGTTACCGGAGAGATGGGGGATGGCACGTCGTGCTCACCAAAGCATTTGTATGA